In one window of Haemorhous mexicanus isolate bHaeMex1 chromosome 31, bHaeMex1.pri, whole genome shotgun sequence DNA:
- the CHRNB2 gene encoding neuronal acetylcholine receptor subunit beta-2: MALLRVLCLLAALRRSLGTDTEERLVEYLLDPARYNKLIRPATNGSELVTVQLMVSLAQLISVHEREQIMTTNVWLTQEWEDYRLTWKPEDFDNMKKVRLPSKHIWLPDVVLYNNADGMYEVSFYSNAVISYDGSIFWLPPAIYKSACKIEVKHFPFDQQNCTMKFRSWTYDRTEIDLVLKSEVASLDDFTPSGEWDIVALPGRRNENPDDSTYVDITYDFIIRRKPLFYTINLIIPCILITSLAILVFYLPSDCGEKMTLCISVLLALTVFLLLISKIVPPTSLDVPLVGKYLMFTMVLVTFSIVTSVCVLNVHHRSPTTHTMPPWVRTLFLHKLPALLFMKQPRQSCARQRLRQRRHMQERAAAATLFVQAGAHTCTCYANPGAAKAEGLNGYRERQGQAAGPMAGCSCGLEEAVDGVRFIADHMRSEDDDQSVSEDWKYVAMVIDRLFLWIFVFVCVFGTIGMFLQPLFQNYTTNSLLQLGQGTPTSK; encoded by the exons ATGGCGCTGCTCCGCGTCCTCTGCCTTCTCGCTGCCCTCAGAC GGAGCCTGGGCACGGACACGGAGGAGCGGCTGGTTGAGTACCTGCTGGACCCTGCACGCTATAACAAGCTGATCCGGCCGGCGACCAATGGCTCGGAGCTGGTGACCGTGCAGCTGATGGTGTCGCTGGCGCAGCTCATCAGTGTG cacGAGCGGGAGCAGATCATGACCACGAATGTCTGGCTGACCCAG GAGTGGGAGGACTATCGCCTCACGTGGAAGCCTGAGGACTTTGACAACATGAAGAAGGTCCGCTTGCCCTCTAAGCACATCTGGCTGCCTGATGTGGTGCTCTACAACAA CGCCGATGGGATGTATGAGGTCTCCTTTTACTCCAACGCGGTGATCTCCTACGATGGCAGCATCTTCTGGCTGCCACCTGCCATCTACAAGAGCGCCTGCAAAATCGAGGTGAAGCACTTCCCCTTTGACCAGCAGAACTGCACCATGAAGTTCCGTTCCTGGACCTATGACCGCACTGAGATTGACCTGGTGCTGAAGAGCGAGGTGGCCAGCCTAGATGATTTCACCCCCAGCGGCGAGTGGGACATCGTGGCGCTGCCAGGGCGGCGCAACGAGAACCCCGATGACTCCACCTACGTGGACATCACGTATGACTTCATCATTCGGCGTAAGCCGCTCTTCTACACCATCAACCTCATCATCCCCTGCATCCTCATTACCTCCCTGGCCATCCTTGTGTTTTACCTCCCGTCTGACTGTGGCGAGAAGATGACACTCTGCATCTCTGTCCTGCTCGCCCTCACCGTCTTCCTCCTGCTCATCTCCAAGATCGTGCCACCCACCTCACTGGACGTACCACTGGTGGGCAAGTATCTTATGTTCACCATGGTGCTGGTGACCTTCTCCATTGTCACCAGCGTCTGTGTCCTCAATGTGCACCACCGCTCGCCCACCACGCACACCATGCCGCCCTGGGTCCGCACCCTCTTCCTTCACAAGCTCCCGGCGCTGCTCTTCATGAAGCAGCCGCGGCAGAGCTGCGCCCGCCAGCGCCTGCGCCAGCGCCGGCACATGCAGGAacgcgccgccgccgccactcTCTTCGTGCAGGCCGGTGCCCACACCTGCACCTGCTACGCCAACCCTGGTGCTGCCAAGGCCGAGGGGCTCAACGGCTACCGGGAGCGGCAGGGGCAGGCGGCGGGCCCCATGGCGGGCTGCAGCTGCGGGCTGGAGGAGGCGGTGGATGGTGTGCGCTTCATCGCCGACCACATGCGCAGCGAGGACGACGATCAGAGC GTGAGCGAGGACTGGAAGTACGTGGCCATGGTCATCGACCGCCTCTTCCTATGGATCTTCGTCTTCGTCTGTGTCTTTGGCACCATTGGCatgttcctgcagcccctcttcCAGAACTACACCACCaactccctgctgcagctcggCCAGGGCACCCCCACCTCCAAATAG
- the UBE2Q1 gene encoding ubiquitin-conjugating enzyme E2 Q1 — MSRDASGGAAPPVPSTTLPGAGPSRRHLGRAPGLRRRRRRSGSLHGKMQRAGPEEAARTQAAAGGPGRSGVEVAAAPAGRLLRRELRLLESIFHRGHERFRIGSACPDEISCEFVPGAGARAGASASRGPPPGPVRIHCNITESYPAVPPIWSVESDDPNLAAILERLVEVRKGNTLLLQHLKRIISDLCKLYNLPQHPDVEMLDQPLPAEQNTQEEVSSEEEDEEMPEDTEDLDHYEMKEEEPADGRKTEDEGIGKENLAILEKIKKNQRQDYLNGAVSGSVQATDRLMKELRDIYRSPSFKGGYYAVELVNDSLYDWNVKLLKVDEDSALHNDLQILKEKEGTDFILLNFSFKDNFPFDPPFVRVVSPVLSGGYVLGGGAICMELLTKQGWSSAYSIESVIMQISATLVKGKARVQFGANKNQYSLTRAQQSYKSLVQIHEKNGWYTPPKEDG, encoded by the exons ATGTCGCGAGACGCTtccggcggggccgccccgcctGTTCCGTCGACGACACTTCCGGGAGCGGGGCCGtcccgccgccatcttgggcgGGCTccggggctgcggcggcggcggcggcggagcgggtCCCTCCATGGGAAGATGCAGCGGGCGGGGCCGGAGGAGGCGGCGAGGACgcaggcggcggcggggggacCCGGGCGGAGCGGGGTCGAGGTGGCGGCGGCCCCCGCCGGGAGGCTCCTGAGGCGGGAGCTGCGGCTGCTCGAGTCCATCTTCCACCGCGGCCACGAGCGGTTCCGCATCGGCAGCGCCTGCCCGGACGAGATCAGCTGCGAGTTCGTCCCGGGGGCCGGGGCCCGCGCTGGCGCCTCTGCCTCCCGGGGGCCGCCGCCGGGACCCGTCCGTATTCACTGCAACATCACG GAGTCTTATCCAGCTGTTCCCCCCATATGGTCTGTGGAGTCAGACGATCCCAACCTGGCAGCTATCCTGGAGAGGCTGGTGGAAGTCAGGAAAGGAAACACCTTG CTTTTGCAGCACCTGAAGCGAATAATCTCTGACCTGTGCAAACTCTACAACCTCCCCCAACATCCAGATGTTGAAATGCTGGaccagcctctgccagcagaaCAG AACACACAGGAAGAGGTGTCCtctgaagaggaagatgaagaaatGCCAGAG gaCACTGAGGACTTGGACCACTATGAGATGAAAGAGGAAGAGCCGGCAGATGGGAGAAAAACAGAGGATGAAGGCATTGGGAAAGAAAACCTGGCcattttagagaaaataaaaaagaaccaGAGGCAAGATTACTTAAAT GGTGCAGTGTCTGGGTCTGTGCAGGCCACTGACCGGCTAATGAAGGAGCTCAGGGATATTTACCGATCACCAAGTTTCAAGGGCG GATACTATGCAGTTGAACTAGTGAATGACAGCCTGTACGATTGGAACGTCAAACTCCTGAA GGTTGACGAGGACAGCGCTTTGCACAACGATCTTCAAATCctcaaagagaaagaaggaacaGATTTCATCCTCCTCAACTTCTCTTTTAAA GATAACTTTCCTTTTGATCCTCCATTTGTAAGGGTTGTATCCCCGGTGCTGTCAGGGGG GTATGTTTTGGGTGGTGGTGCCATCTGCATGGAGCTGCTTACGAAACAG GGCTGGAGTAGTGCCTACTCCATCGAGTCTGTGATCATGCAGATCAGTGCAACGCTGGTGAAAGGGAAGGCACGAGTACAATTTGGAGCCAACAAG AACCAGTACAGCCTGACAAGAGCACAGCAGTCCTACAAGTCCCTGGTTCAGATCCATGAGAAGAATG GCTGGTATACACCGCCCAAGGAGGATGGCTAG